One Theropithecus gelada isolate Dixy chromosome 20, Tgel_1.0, whole genome shotgun sequence DNA segment encodes these proteins:
- the TUBB3 gene encoding tubulin beta-3 chain isoform X10: MRLHKGKGLTGVMGRPPTPSLPLCLQFWEVISDEHGIDPSGNYVGDSDLQLERISVYYNEASSHKYVPRAILVDLEPGTMDSVRSGAFGHLFRPDNFIFGQSGAGNNWAKGHYTEGAELVDSVLDVVRKECENCDCLQGFQLTHSLGGGTGSGMGTLLISKVREEYPDRIMNTFSVVPSPKVSDTVVEPYNATLSIHQLVENTDETYCIDNEALYDICFRTLKLATPTYGDLNHLVSATMSGVTTSLRFPGQLNADLRKLAVNMVPFPRLHFFMPGFAPLTARGSQQYRALTVPELTQQMFDAKNMMAACDPRHGRYLTVATVFRGRMRRARCTKTTRRSRRPRAPSEAACSWSEGQVAARAKVSSV; encoded by the exons ATGAGGCTTCACAAGGGCAAGGGCCTGACTGGGGTTATGGGCCGCCCGCCGACCCCTTCTCTCCCACTTTGTTTGCAGTTCTGGGAAGTCATCAGCGATGAGCATGGCATCGACCCCAGCGGCAACTACGTGGGCGACTCGGACTTGCAGCTGGAGCGGATCAGCGTCTACTACAACGAGGCCTCCT CTCACAAGTACGTGCCTCGGGCCATTCTGGTTGACCTGGAACCTGGAACCATGGACAGTGTCCGCTCAGGGGCCTTTGGACACCTTTTCAGGCCTGACAATTTCATCTTTG GTCAGAGTGGGGCTGGCAACAACTGGGCCAAGGGTCACTACACGGAGGGTGCGGAGCTAGTGGACTCAGTCCTGGATGTCGTGCGGAAGGAGTGTGAAAACTGCGACTGCCTGCAGGGCTTCCAGCTGACCCACTCGCTGGGGGGTGGCACGGGCTCCGGCATGGGCACGCTGCTCATCAGCAAGGTGCGTGAGGAGTATCCGGACCGCATCATGAACACCTTCAGCGTCGTGCCCTCGCCCAAGGTGTCAGACACGGTGGTGGAGCCCTACAACGCCACGCTGTCCATCCACCAGCTGGTGGAGAATACGGATGAGACCTACTGCATTGACAACGAGGCGCTCTACGACATCTGCTTCCGCACCCTCAAGCTGGCCACACCCACCTACGGGGACCTCAACCACCTGGTGTCAGCCACCATGAGCGGGGTCACCACCTCCTTGCGCTTCCCTGGTCAGCTCAACGCTGACCTGCGCAAGCTGGCCGTCAACATGGTGCCCTTCCCCCGTCTGCACTTCTTCATGCCCGGCTTCGCCCCCCTCACAGCCCGGGGCAGCCAGCAGTACCGGGCCCTGACCGTGCCCGAGCTCACCCAGCAGATGTTTGATGCCAAGAACATGATGGCTGCCTGTGACCCGCGCCACGGCCGCTACCTGACGGTGGCCACTGTGTTCCGGGGCCGCAT GAGGAGGGCGAGATGTACGAAGACGACGAGGAGGAGTCGGAGGCCCAGGGCCCCAAGTGAAGCTGCTTGCAGCTGGAGTGAGGGGCAGGTGGCGGCCAGGGCCAAGGTCAGCAGTGTCTGA
- the TUBB3 gene encoding tubulin beta-3 chain isoform X6 has product MREIVHIQAGQCGNQIGAKFWEVISDEHGIDPSGNYVGDSDLQLERISVYYNEASCQSGAGNNWAKGHYTEGAELVDSVLDVVRKECENCDCLQGFQLTHSLGGGTGSGMGTLLISKVREEYPDRIMNTFSVVPSPKVSDTVVEPYNATLSIHQLVENTDETYCIDNEALYDICFRTLKLATPTYGDLNHLVSATMSGVTTSLRFPGQLNADLRKLAVNMVPFPRLHFFMPGFAPLTARGSQQYRALTVPELTQQMFDAKNMMAACDPRHGRYLTVATVFRGRMSMKEVDEQMLAIQSKNSSYFVEWIPNNVKVAVCDIPPRGLKMSSTFIGNSTAIQELFKRISEQFTAMFRRKAFLHWYTGEGMDEMEFTEAESNMNDLVSEYQQYQDATAEEEGEMYEDDEEESEAQGPK; this is encoded by the exons ATGAGGGAGATCGTGCACATCCAGGCCGGCCAGTGCGGCAACCAGATCGGGGCCAAG TTCTGGGAAGTCATCAGCGATGAGCATGGCATCGACCCCAGCGGCAACTACGTGGGCGACTCGGACTTGCAGCTGGAGCGGATCAGCGTCTACTACAACGAGGCCTCCT GTCAGAGTGGGGCTGGCAACAACTGGGCCAAGGGTCACTACACGGAGGGTGCGGAGCTAGTGGACTCAGTCCTGGATGTCGTGCGGAAGGAGTGTGAAAACTGCGACTGCCTGCAGGGCTTCCAGCTGACCCACTCGCTGGGGGGTGGCACGGGCTCCGGCATGGGCACGCTGCTCATCAGCAAGGTGCGTGAGGAGTATCCGGACCGCATCATGAACACCTTCAGCGTCGTGCCCTCGCCCAAGGTGTCAGACACGGTGGTGGAGCCCTACAACGCCACGCTGTCCATCCACCAGCTGGTGGAGAATACGGATGAGACCTACTGCATTGACAACGAGGCGCTCTACGACATCTGCTTCCGCACCCTCAAGCTGGCCACACCCACCTACGGGGACCTCAACCACCTGGTGTCAGCCACCATGAGCGGGGTCACCACCTCCTTGCGCTTCCCTGGTCAGCTCAACGCTGACCTGCGCAAGCTGGCCGTCAACATGGTGCCCTTCCCCCGTCTGCACTTCTTCATGCCCGGCTTCGCCCCCCTCACAGCCCGGGGCAGCCAGCAGTACCGGGCCCTGACCGTGCCCGAGCTCACCCAGCAGATGTTTGATGCCAAGAACATGATGGCTGCCTGTGACCCGCGCCACGGCCGCTACCTGACGGTGGCCACTGTGTTCCGGGGCCGCATGTCCATGAAGGAGGTGGACGAGCAGATGCTGGCCATCCAGAGCAAGAACAGCAGCTACTTCGTGGAGTGGATCCCCAACAACGTGAAGGTGGCCGTGTGTGACATCCCGCCCCGTGGCCTCAAGATGTCCTCCACCTTCATCGGGAACAGCACGGCCATCCAGGAGCTGTTCAAGCGCATCTCCGAGCAGTTCACGGCCATGTTCCGGCGCAAGGCCTTCCTGCACTGGTACACGGGCGAGGGCATGGACGAGATGGAGTTCACCGAGGCCGAGAGCAACATGAACGACCTGGTGTCCGAGTACCAGCAATACCAGGACGCCACGGCCGAGGAGGAGGGCGAGATGTACGAAGACGACGAGGAGGAGTCGGAGGCCCAGGGCCCCAAGTGA
- the TUBB3 gene encoding tubulin beta-3 chain isoform X9 → MSMASTPAATTWATRTCSWSGSASTTTRPPLTSTCLGPFWLTWNLEPWTVSAQGPLDTFSVLDVVRKECENCDCLQGFQLTHSLGGGTGSGMGTLLISKVREEYPDRIMNTFSVVPSPKVSDTVVEPYNATLSIHQLVENTDETYCIDNEALYDICFRTLKLATPTYGDLNHLVSATMSGVTTSLRFPGQLNADLRKLAVNMVPFPRLHFFMPGFAPLTARGSQQYRALTVPELTQQMFDAKNMMAACDPRHGRYLTVATVFRGRMSMKEVDEQMLAIQSKNSSYFVEWIPNNVKVAVCDIPPRGLKMSSTFIGNSTAIQELFKRISEQFTAMFRRKAFLHWYTGEGMDEMEFTEAESNMNDLVSEYQQYQDATAEEEGEMYEDDEEESEAQGPK, encoded by the exons ATGAGCATGGCATCGACCCCAGCGGCAACTACGTGGGCGACTCGGACTTGCAGCTGGAGCGGATCAGCGTCTACTACAACGAGGCCTCCT CTCACAAGTACGTGCCTCGGGCCATTCTGGTTGACCTGGAACCTGGAACCATGGACAGTGTCCGCTCAGGGGCCTTTGGACACCTTTTCAG TCCTGGATGTCGTGCGGAAGGAGTGTGAAAACTGCGACTGCCTGCAGGGCTTCCAGCTGACCCACTCGCTGGGGGGTGGCACGGGCTCCGGCATGGGCACGCTGCTCATCAGCAAGGTGCGTGAGGAGTATCCGGACCGCATCATGAACACCTTCAGCGTCGTGCCCTCGCCCAAGGTGTCAGACACGGTGGTGGAGCCCTACAACGCCACGCTGTCCATCCACCAGCTGGTGGAGAATACGGATGAGACCTACTGCATTGACAACGAGGCGCTCTACGACATCTGCTTCCGCACCCTCAAGCTGGCCACACCCACCTACGGGGACCTCAACCACCTGGTGTCAGCCACCATGAGCGGGGTCACCACCTCCTTGCGCTTCCCTGGTCAGCTCAACGCTGACCTGCGCAAGCTGGCCGTCAACATGGTGCCCTTCCCCCGTCTGCACTTCTTCATGCCCGGCTTCGCCCCCCTCACAGCCCGGGGCAGCCAGCAGTACCGGGCCCTGACCGTGCCCGAGCTCACCCAGCAGATGTTTGATGCCAAGAACATGATGGCTGCCTGTGACCCGCGCCACGGCCGCTACCTGACGGTGGCCACTGTGTTCCGGGGCCGCATGTCCATGAAGGAGGTGGACGAGCAGATGCTGGCCATCCAGAGCAAGAACAGCAGCTACTTCGTGGAGTGGATCCCCAACAACGTGAAGGTGGCCGTGTGTGACATCCCGCCCCGTGGCCTCAAGATGTCCTCCACCTTCATCGGGAACAGCACGGCCATCCAGGAGCTGTTCAAGCGCATCTCCGAGCAGTTCACGGCCATGTTCCGGCGCAAGGCCTTCCTGCACTGGTACACGGGCGAGGGCATGGACGAGATGGAGTTCACCGAGGCCGAGAGCAACATGAACGACCTGGTGTCCGAGTACCAGCAATACCAGGACGCCACGGCCGAGGAGGAGGGCGAGATGTACGAAGACGACGAGGAGGAGTCGGAGGCCCAGGGCCCCAAGTGA
- the TUBB3 gene encoding tubulin beta-3 chain isoform X2 produces the protein MRLHKGKGLTGVMGRPPTPSLPLCLQFWEVISDEHGIDPSGNYVGDSDLQLERISVYYNEASSHKYVPRAILVDLEPGTMDSVRSGAFGHLFRPDNFIFGQSGAGNNWAKGHYTEGAELVDSVLDVVRKECENCDCLQGFQLTHSLGGGTGSGMGTLLISKVREEYPDRIMNTFSVVPSPKVSDTVVEPYNATLSIHQLVENTDETYCIDNEALYDICFRTLKLATPTYGDLNHLVSATMSGVTTSLRFPGQLNADLRKLAVNMVPFPRLHFFMPGFAPLTARGSQQYRALTVPELTQQMFDAKNMMAACDPRHGRYLTVATVFRGRMSMKEVDEQMLAIQSKNSSYFVEWIPNNVKVAVCDIPPRGLKMSSTFIGNSTAIQELFKRISEQFTAMFRRKAFLHWYTGEGMDEMEFTEAESNMNDLVSEYQQYQDATAEEEGEMYEDDEEESEAQGPK, from the exons ATGAGGCTTCACAAGGGCAAGGGCCTGACTGGGGTTATGGGCCGCCCGCCGACCCCTTCTCTCCCACTTTGTTTGCAGTTCTGGGAAGTCATCAGCGATGAGCATGGCATCGACCCCAGCGGCAACTACGTGGGCGACTCGGACTTGCAGCTGGAGCGGATCAGCGTCTACTACAACGAGGCCTCCT CTCACAAGTACGTGCCTCGGGCCATTCTGGTTGACCTGGAACCTGGAACCATGGACAGTGTCCGCTCAGGGGCCTTTGGACACCTTTTCAGGCCTGACAATTTCATCTTTG GTCAGAGTGGGGCTGGCAACAACTGGGCCAAGGGTCACTACACGGAGGGTGCGGAGCTAGTGGACTCAGTCCTGGATGTCGTGCGGAAGGAGTGTGAAAACTGCGACTGCCTGCAGGGCTTCCAGCTGACCCACTCGCTGGGGGGTGGCACGGGCTCCGGCATGGGCACGCTGCTCATCAGCAAGGTGCGTGAGGAGTATCCGGACCGCATCATGAACACCTTCAGCGTCGTGCCCTCGCCCAAGGTGTCAGACACGGTGGTGGAGCCCTACAACGCCACGCTGTCCATCCACCAGCTGGTGGAGAATACGGATGAGACCTACTGCATTGACAACGAGGCGCTCTACGACATCTGCTTCCGCACCCTCAAGCTGGCCACACCCACCTACGGGGACCTCAACCACCTGGTGTCAGCCACCATGAGCGGGGTCACCACCTCCTTGCGCTTCCCTGGTCAGCTCAACGCTGACCTGCGCAAGCTGGCCGTCAACATGGTGCCCTTCCCCCGTCTGCACTTCTTCATGCCCGGCTTCGCCCCCCTCACAGCCCGGGGCAGCCAGCAGTACCGGGCCCTGACCGTGCCCGAGCTCACCCAGCAGATGTTTGATGCCAAGAACATGATGGCTGCCTGTGACCCGCGCCACGGCCGCTACCTGACGGTGGCCACTGTGTTCCGGGGCCGCATGTCCATGAAGGAGGTGGACGAGCAGATGCTGGCCATCCAGAGCAAGAACAGCAGCTACTTCGTGGAGTGGATCCCCAACAACGTGAAGGTGGCCGTGTGTGACATCCCGCCCCGTGGCCTCAAGATGTCCTCCACCTTCATCGGGAACAGCACGGCCATCCAGGAGCTGTTCAAGCGCATCTCCGAGCAGTTCACGGCCATGTTCCGGCGCAAGGCCTTCCTGCACTGGTACACGGGCGAGGGCATGGACGAGATGGAGTTCACCGAGGCCGAGAGCAACATGAACGACCTGGTGTCCGAGTACCAGCAATACCAGGACGCCACGGCCGAGGAGGAGGGCGAGATGTACGAAGACGACGAGGAGGAGTCGGAGGCCCAGGGCCCCAAGTGA